One stretch of Streptomyces agglomeratus DNA includes these proteins:
- a CDS encoding SDR family oxidoreductase, which yields MSSVEESRAPRPEYVPGHGLLRRRTAVVTAAAGAGIGGATARRFLEEGARVLIGDAHARRLAETEKALAAEFGAANVASLPCDVTEEAQVRALFDLAVREHGALDIVVNNAGLGGTAELTDMTDEQWSKVIDVTLNGTFRCTRAALRAMRTAGRGGVVVNNASIVGWRAQTGQAHYAAAKAGVMALTRCAAVEAAAYGVRVNAVAPSLAMHPHLVKVTSAELLAELTEREAFGRYAEPWEVANVIVFLASGYSSYMTGETVSVSSQRA from the coding sequence ATGAGCAGCGTCGAGGAGTCCCGCGCCCCACGCCCCGAGTACGTTCCGGGGCACGGCCTGCTCAGGCGGCGTACCGCCGTCGTCACCGCGGCCGCCGGCGCGGGCATCGGCGGAGCGACCGCGCGCAGGTTCCTGGAGGAGGGGGCGCGCGTCCTCATCGGTGACGCCCACGCCCGCCGCCTGGCGGAGACCGAGAAGGCGCTCGCAGCGGAGTTCGGCGCCGCGAACGTCGCCTCCCTGCCCTGCGACGTCACCGAAGAGGCGCAGGTGCGGGCCCTCTTCGACCTGGCCGTACGCGAACACGGCGCCCTGGACATCGTCGTCAACAACGCGGGCCTCGGCGGTACGGCCGAGCTGACCGACATGACCGACGAACAGTGGTCCAAGGTCATCGACGTCACGTTGAACGGCACCTTCCGCTGCACCAGGGCGGCCCTGCGTGCCATGCGGACGGCCGGGCGGGGCGGCGTCGTCGTCAACAACGCCTCCATCGTCGGCTGGCGCGCCCAGACCGGCCAGGCGCATTACGCCGCCGCCAAGGCCGGAGTCATGGCACTCACCCGCTGCGCCGCGGTGGAGGCGGCGGCGTACGGCGTGCGCGTCAACGCCGTCGCCCCCAGCCTGGCCATGCACCCGCACCTGGTGAAAGTGACCTCCGCCGAGCTGCTCGCCGAACTCACCGAGCGCGAGGCGTTCGGGCGGTACGCCGAACCCTGGGAGGTCGCGAACGTCATCGTCTTCCTCGCCAGCGGCTACTCCTCGTACATGACCGGCGAGACCGTCTCCGTCAGCAGCCAGCGTGCCTAG
- a CDS encoding SDR family NAD(P)-dependent oxidoreductase codes for MSLVPLDGKVVVVTGASRGQGAAGARLLAESGARVVLTDVREEEGREVAKALGEQGLFVRHDVSSRESWAGTARAALAAYGRIDALVNNAALWRTAPVEDETLENFEALVRVNLLGPFLGIQAVVPAMKEAGSGSIVNVSSTAGLVGIPGHAAYGSTKFGLRGLTRSCALDLAPYGIRVNSVHPGAIDTPMVSSVAGRDWSHLPLGRMGRPEEVGELVRFLVSDASSYITGAELTVDGGSTAG; via the coding sequence GTGAGCCTCGTACCGCTGGACGGCAAGGTGGTCGTGGTCACGGGCGCGAGCCGTGGCCAGGGCGCGGCGGGGGCCCGGCTCCTCGCCGAGTCCGGCGCGCGCGTGGTCCTCACGGACGTGCGGGAGGAAGAGGGCCGGGAGGTCGCGAAGGCGCTGGGCGAGCAGGGTCTGTTCGTACGCCACGACGTGTCGTCGCGGGAGAGCTGGGCCGGGACGGCCCGCGCCGCGCTCGCCGCGTACGGCCGGATCGACGCGCTCGTGAACAACGCCGCCCTGTGGCGCACCGCGCCCGTCGAGGACGAGACGCTGGAGAACTTCGAGGCTCTGGTACGGGTCAACCTCCTCGGGCCGTTCCTCGGCATCCAGGCGGTCGTGCCCGCGATGAAGGAAGCGGGCAGCGGCTCGATCGTGAACGTGTCCTCGACGGCCGGCCTGGTCGGCATCCCCGGCCATGCGGCGTACGGGTCCACGAAGTTCGGCCTGCGCGGACTGACCCGCTCCTGCGCACTGGACCTGGCGCCGTACGGGATCCGCGTCAACTCCGTCCATCCCGGTGCGATCGACACCCCGATGGTGTCGTCGGTCGCGGGCCGGGACTGGTCGCACCTGCCGCTCGGGCGGATGGGGCGTCCGGAGGAGGTCGGTGAACTCGTACGGTTCCTGGTGTCGGACGCGTCCTCGTACATCACCGGCGCCGAGCTGACGGTGGACGGCGGATCGACGGCCGGATGA
- a CDS encoding enoyl-CoA hydratase, whose protein sequence is MPTAPQEAEEAGHPVLYERRGPLAYITLNRPRYRNAQNSAMTYALDGAFYRAAEDSDVKVIMLAGAGEHFCAGHDIGTPERDAHLPFERRAGLWWDHSDKQGAESRFARESEVYLGMCRRWRELPKPVVACVQGACVAGGLMLAWICDLIVASEDAFFADPVVRMGIPGVEYFAHPWVMPPRIAKEFLYTGDRMSARRAYEVGMVNRVVERAELAERTGELALRIAAMPRLGLALTKRAVNQAEDLQGMHAGMDSVFGLHHLAHAHNAETAADPLGGMDVSAMKRAST, encoded by the coding sequence ATGCCCACTGCTCCCCAGGAAGCGGAAGAAGCCGGACACCCCGTGCTCTACGAGCGCCGCGGCCCGCTCGCGTACATCACCCTCAACCGCCCGCGCTACCGCAACGCCCAGAACTCCGCGATGACCTACGCGCTGGACGGCGCCTTCTACCGCGCGGCGGAGGACTCCGACGTGAAGGTGATCATGCTGGCCGGAGCGGGTGAGCACTTCTGCGCCGGTCACGACATCGGCACGCCGGAGCGCGACGCCCATCTCCCGTTCGAGCGCAGGGCGGGCCTGTGGTGGGACCACTCCGACAAGCAGGGCGCCGAGTCGCGCTTCGCACGGGAGTCGGAGGTCTACCTGGGGATGTGCCGGCGCTGGCGCGAACTGCCCAAGCCGGTCGTCGCGTGCGTCCAGGGAGCGTGCGTCGCGGGCGGGCTGATGCTCGCCTGGATCTGCGACCTGATCGTCGCTTCCGAGGACGCGTTCTTCGCCGACCCCGTGGTGCGGATGGGCATTCCCGGGGTCGAGTACTTCGCGCATCCCTGGGTGATGCCGCCGCGGATCGCCAAGGAGTTCCTCTACACGGGCGACCGGATGTCCGCGCGCAGGGCGTACGAGGTGGGCATGGTCAACCGCGTCGTGGAGCGGGCCGAACTCGCGGAACGCACCGGGGAACTGGCCCTTCGGATCGCCGCGATGCCGCGTCTGGGGCTCGCCCTCACCAAACGGGCCGTGAACCAGGCGGAGGACCTCCAGGGCATGCACGCCGGCATGGACTCGGTGTTCGGACTGCACCACCTGGCCCACGCCCACAACGCCGAGACGGCGGCGGATCCGCTCGGCGGGATGGACGTGTCCGCGATGAAGCGGGCGAGCACCTGA
- a CDS encoding FAD-dependent monooxygenase yields the protein MNGTITAPSQHTVVVVGAGPTGLLLAGDLAAAGIPVTVVERRPRGISNLTRAFGVHARTLEQLDARGLADDLILTGRAVTRLRLFGSLSLDLSNLPSRFPYLLVSPQYEVEKLLLRRAEENGATFVYGTEVTGVAQDATGVTLDVRRENGTAGSLRAAYAVGTDGVRSAVREALGLPFPGRSAIKSIVLADVLLAEEPDGAVAINGMGTAFGFLIPFGDGHWRVGGWDCTRGATPDSAPVELEELRDITRRAFGSDFGMHDPRWMSRFHSDERQVPRYRVGRVLLAGDAAHTHSPAGGQGMNTGLQDAANLSWKLAAVASGRAPEGLLDSYHDERHPVGKSVLRSSGALLRLSMAHTPLQRGLRTLLTTAADRVGPVTRGAVGRITGLGYAYGAPRGAHPLTGKRVPDVELREGRLYERLRDGKFVLVTPRGTQIDHDEWLTVAHWASDRRTTLLVRPDGYAAWASEEDQAGSVTARLGGGAVRISWNRLAPAPIPRA from the coding sequence ATGAACGGCACGATCACCGCCCCGTCCCAGCACACCGTCGTCGTCGTGGGCGCGGGCCCCACCGGCCTGCTGCTCGCAGGAGACCTGGCCGCGGCGGGAATCCCCGTCACGGTGGTGGAGCGGCGCCCCCGGGGCATCAGCAATCTGACCCGGGCCTTCGGCGTGCACGCCCGCACCCTTGAGCAGCTCGACGCGCGCGGCCTCGCGGACGACCTGATCCTCACCGGCCGGGCGGTCACCCGGCTCCGGCTCTTCGGTTCCCTCTCCCTCGACCTCTCCAATCTCCCCTCCCGCTTCCCCTACTTGCTGGTGAGCCCCCAGTACGAGGTGGAGAAACTGCTCCTGCGCCGGGCCGAGGAGAACGGCGCCACCTTCGTGTACGGAACGGAAGTCACCGGGGTCGCACAGGACGCCACGGGAGTGACGCTCGACGTGCGGCGCGAGAACGGCACGGCCGGCAGTCTGCGGGCGGCCTACGCCGTCGGCACCGACGGCGTGCGCAGCGCCGTGCGTGAGGCCCTCGGCCTGCCCTTCCCCGGGCGCTCGGCCATCAAGTCGATCGTCCTGGCCGACGTGCTGCTGGCGGAAGAGCCCGACGGGGCGGTGGCGATCAACGGCATGGGGACGGCCTTCGGCTTCCTCATCCCCTTCGGGGACGGGCACTGGCGTGTGGGCGGCTGGGACTGCACGCGCGGCGCGACTCCCGACTCCGCCCCCGTCGAGCTGGAGGAGCTGCGCGACATCACCCGCCGCGCCTTCGGCAGCGACTTCGGCATGCACGACCCGCGCTGGATGTCCCGCTTCCACAGCGACGAACGGCAGGTCCCGCGCTACCGGGTGGGCAGGGTCCTGCTGGCCGGCGACGCGGCGCACACCCACTCCCCGGCGGGCGGCCAGGGCATGAACACCGGACTCCAGGACGCGGCCAACCTCAGCTGGAAGCTGGCTGCCGTGGCGAGCGGCCGGGCGCCGGAGGGCCTGCTGGACTCGTATCACGACGAACGGCATCCGGTCGGCAAGTCGGTGCTGCGCAGCAGCGGCGCCCTGCTGCGCCTCTCGATGGCCCACACGCCACTCCAGCGCGGACTGCGGACTCTGCTGACCACGGCCGCCGACCGTGTGGGCCCCGTGACGCGCGGGGCTGTCGGCCGGATCACCGGCCTCGGTTACGCGTACGGGGCTCCGCGCGGCGCCCATCCGCTCACCGGCAAGCGCGTACCCGACGTCGAGCTCCGGGAAGGCAGGCTGTACGAGCGGCTGCGGGACGGGAAGTTCGTGCTGGTCACCCCGCGCGGCACGCAGATCGACCATGACGAGTGGCTCACCGTGGCGCACTGGGCGAGTGACCGCCGTACGACGCTGCTCGTCCGCCCCGACGGATACGCGGCCTGGGCTTCGGAAGAGGATCAGGCAGGTTCCGTCACCGCGAGGCTCGGCGGCGGCGCCGTGCGGATCTCCTGGAACCGCCTGGCACCGGCGCCGATACCGCGCGCCTGA
- a CDS encoding pyridoxamine 5'-phosphate oxidase family protein, whose translation MTKSGWTEFEAAEPEFAVAVRQRFQQYRHHVLATIRKDGSPRVTGLEVTFVHGELWLGMMPNSRKAQDLRRGPRFAVQANPGPDDDMRDGDARISGRAVEVTDPEEIARFSGEVKPPEPFHLFRVEPTEVVTTSIEAETLVVRAWRPGRPVRTIRRGNSDEAAQEE comes from the coding sequence ATGACGAAGAGCGGCTGGACAGAGTTCGAGGCGGCGGAGCCGGAGTTCGCAGTGGCCGTGCGGCAGCGGTTTCAGCAGTACAGGCACCATGTCCTCGCGACGATCCGCAAGGACGGATCGCCGCGCGTCACCGGTCTCGAAGTGACTTTCGTGCACGGTGAACTGTGGCTTGGCATGATGCCGAATTCACGCAAAGCGCAGGACCTCAGGCGCGGCCCGCGCTTCGCCGTCCAGGCGAACCCCGGTCCGGACGACGACATGCGGGACGGGGACGCGCGGATCAGTGGCCGCGCCGTCGAGGTGACCGATCCGGAAGAGATCGCGCGTTTCTCCGGGGAGGTCAAGCCGCCGGAGCCGTTTCATCTGTTCCGTGTGGAGCCGACCGAAGTGGTCACTACCTCCATCGAGGCGGAGACGCTCGTCGTACGGGCCTGGCGGCCGGGCCGTCCGGTACGCACGATCCGCCGGGGGAACAGCGACGAAGCGGCCCAGGAGGAGTGA
- a CDS encoding acetyl-CoA C-acetyltransferase, which produces MAEAYIVEAVRTPVGRRKGGLGAVHPADLGAHVLKALVSRTGIDPAAVEDVVFGCLDTVGPQAGDIARTAWLAAGLPEEVPGVTIDRQCGSSQQAVHFAAQGVMSGTQDLVVAGGTQNMTQIPIAFASRQAAEPLGLTEGPFAGSEGWRARYGSLPVNQFHGAQLIAAKWGISRPDMEEFALLSHQRAVRAIDEGRFERETVAYGDVTVDEGPRRDTTPEKMAGLKPVVEGGTITAACSSQVSDGAAAMLIASERAVAEHGLTPRARIHHLSVRGEDPIRMLSAPIPATAYALKKAGMTIDDIDLVEINEAFAPVVLAWLKETGADPARVNVNGGAIALGHPLGATGARLMTTLLHELERTEGRFGLQTMCEGGGQANVTIIERL; this is translated from the coding sequence ATGGCCGAGGCATACATCGTCGAAGCGGTACGCACCCCTGTCGGCCGACGCAAGGGGGGCCTCGGAGCCGTCCACCCGGCCGACCTCGGGGCGCACGTCCTGAAGGCCCTCGTGTCGCGCACCGGCATCGACCCGGCAGCCGTCGAGGACGTCGTCTTCGGCTGCCTGGACACGGTGGGCCCGCAGGCCGGCGACATCGCCCGTACGGCATGGCTGGCGGCAGGACTGCCCGAGGAGGTGCCCGGGGTCACGATCGACCGGCAGTGCGGTTCCTCGCAGCAGGCGGTGCACTTCGCGGCGCAGGGCGTGATGTCGGGGACCCAGGACCTCGTGGTCGCCGGAGGCACCCAGAACATGACGCAGATCCCGATCGCCTTCGCGTCCCGGCAGGCAGCGGAGCCGCTGGGCCTCACCGAGGGCCCGTTCGCGGGATCGGAGGGCTGGCGGGCGCGGTACGGCTCCCTTCCCGTGAACCAGTTCCACGGGGCGCAGCTGATCGCCGCGAAGTGGGGCATCTCGCGGCCCGACATGGAGGAGTTCGCCCTCCTGTCGCACCAGCGCGCGGTGCGCGCGATCGACGAGGGCCGCTTCGAACGGGAGACCGTGGCGTACGGGGACGTGACGGTCGACGAGGGGCCGCGCCGTGACACCACGCCGGAGAAGATGGCGGGGCTGAAGCCGGTGGTGGAGGGCGGCACGATCACGGCGGCGTGCTCGTCGCAGGTCTCGGACGGGGCCGCGGCGATGCTGATCGCCTCCGAACGGGCGGTCGCCGAACACGGGCTCACGCCGCGCGCCCGTATCCACCATCTGTCGGTGCGGGGCGAAGACCCGATCCGGATGCTGTCGGCGCCGATCCCGGCGACGGCGTACGCACTGAAGAAGGCCGGCATGACGATCGACGACATCGACCTGGTCGAGATCAACGAGGCGTTCGCACCGGTCGTGCTCGCCTGGCTGAAGGAGACGGGCGCGGACCCCGCCCGGGTCAACGTCAACGGCGGCGCGATCGCACTCGGCCACCCCCTGGGTGCGACCGGCGCCAGGCTGATGACGACGCTGCTGCACGAACTGGAGCGCACAGAGGGCCGGTTCGGCCTCCAGACGATGTGCGAGGGCGGCGGCCAGGCGAACGTCACGATCATCGAACGCCTCTGA
- a CDS encoding TetR/AcrR family transcriptional regulator, whose protein sequence is MPAKKKNQVTASPERRRELLGTAAGVFAAQGYNATTVRKIADAAGMLAGSLYYHFDSKESMLDEILSTFLDELWEGYDAVLAAGLGPRETIEALVTESFREIDRHRDAVAIYQKESRHLSTQPRFHYLADSQQKFEKAWLGTLERGVEARVFRADLDIRLTYRFVRDTVWVAASWYRPGGLHSPEEIARQYLSMVLDGIALRT, encoded by the coding sequence GTGCCCGCCAAGAAGAAGAACCAGGTGACCGCCTCACCCGAGCGGCGCCGTGAACTCCTCGGCACGGCGGCCGGGGTGTTCGCCGCCCAGGGCTACAACGCCACCACCGTCCGCAAGATCGCGGACGCGGCGGGCATGCTCGCGGGCAGCCTCTACTACCACTTCGATTCCAAGGAATCGATGCTCGACGAGATCCTGTCGACCTTCCTCGACGAGCTGTGGGAGGGATACGACGCCGTGCTCGCCGCGGGCCTCGGGCCGCGCGAGACCATCGAGGCGCTCGTCACCGAGTCCTTCCGGGAGATCGACCGTCACCGCGACGCCGTGGCGATCTACCAGAAGGAATCCCGGCACCTGTCGACGCAGCCACGCTTCCACTACCTCGCCGACTCGCAGCAGAAGTTCGAGAAGGCATGGCTGGGAACGCTGGAACGCGGGGTGGAGGCGCGGGTCTTCCGCGCCGACCTCGACATCCGGCTCACCTACCGATTCGTCCGCGACACCGTCTGGGTCGCCGCGTCCTGGTACCGGCCGGGCGGCCTGCACAGCCCCGAGGAGATCGCCCGCCAGTACCTGTCGATGGTCCTGGACGGCATCGCTCTGCGTACGTGA
- a CDS encoding HutD family protein: MTVKVLRAADREAVAWKNGGGLTREIAAFPEGAGATGFDWRISLADVAGDGPFSAFPEVDRILTMAEGTGMDLTVGGERRLVDERYVPQHFPGDVATDCRLLGDPVVNLNVMYRRGRTAASVAVLRGGPHVEVPTGSTVVIVALDGTASFDGAPLARYDAVVTTSPGTLVTRGHAVVVTLTPTG, encoded by the coding sequence GTGACGGTCAAGGTGCTGAGGGCGGCGGACCGTGAGGCCGTGGCGTGGAAGAACGGCGGCGGGCTCACGCGGGAGATCGCGGCATTCCCCGAGGGCGCGGGTGCGACCGGCTTCGACTGGCGGATCAGCCTCGCGGATGTCGCGGGGGACGGCCCCTTCTCGGCGTTCCCCGAGGTGGACCGGATCCTGACGATGGCCGAGGGCACGGGAATGGACCTCACGGTGGGCGGCGAGCGGCGGCTCGTCGACGAGCGGTACGTCCCGCAGCACTTCCCCGGGGACGTCGCCACCGACTGCCGGCTGCTCGGCGACCCGGTCGTGAACCTCAACGTCATGTACCGCAGAGGCCGGACGGCGGCGAGCGTGGCGGTGCTGCGCGGTGGCCCGCACGTCGAAGTCCCCACCGGCTCCACCGTGGTGATCGTCGCCCTGGACGGCACCGCGTCCTTCGACGGCGCACCCCTGGCCCGGTACGACGCCGTGGTGACCACGTCACCCGGAACCCTGGTCACCCGGGGACACGCGGTGGTCGTCACCCTCACGCCCACCGGCTGA
- a CDS encoding rhomboid family intramembrane serine protease, whose amino-acid sequence MEAAVTTCYRHPKYETYVSCTRCERFICPDCMREAAVGHQCPECVKEGHKSVRRARTVFGGSVAGTAAPVVTYTLIALNVLAYLGELARPDLVDRFGMLGWGLLGPEGGVYPHPTLVGVAEDEWYRLLTGAFLHLPVTGGSFGIMHIIMNMFCLWNVGRTVEDQLGRARYAGLYLLSALGGSVLVYLLTPHTVVVGASGAIFGISASYYVICRRLGRDMQAVNRFLAGLMIWMVLSALFTSWQAHLGGLLTGGLVSLALAYAPPKHRTVVQVAAGAGVLVLLIALVLMKTSALTSFAG is encoded by the coding sequence GTGGAAGCCGCTGTCACGACGTGTTACCGCCACCCCAAGTACGAGACGTACGTGAGCTGCACGCGGTGCGAACGGTTCATCTGCCCCGACTGCATGCGCGAGGCCGCCGTCGGCCACCAGTGCCCCGAGTGCGTGAAGGAAGGCCACAAGTCCGTCCGCCGGGCGCGCACGGTCTTCGGCGGCTCGGTGGCCGGAACAGCCGCGCCGGTGGTGACGTACACGCTGATCGCCCTGAACGTCCTCGCCTACCTCGGTGAACTGGCGCGCCCCGATCTCGTCGACCGTTTCGGCATGCTCGGCTGGGGCCTGCTGGGGCCCGAGGGCGGGGTGTACCCCCACCCGACCCTCGTCGGGGTGGCCGAGGACGAGTGGTACCGCCTGCTCACCGGCGCGTTCCTCCACCTGCCCGTGACCGGCGGCAGCTTCGGGATCATGCACATCATCATGAACATGTTCTGCTTGTGGAACGTGGGCAGGACCGTCGAGGACCAGCTCGGCCGCGCGCGCTACGCGGGCCTCTACCTGCTGTCCGCACTCGGCGGTTCGGTGCTGGTCTACCTCCTCACCCCGCATACCGTCGTCGTGGGCGCCTCGGGCGCGATCTTCGGCATCTCCGCCTCGTACTACGTGATCTGCCGCCGCCTGGGCCGCGACATGCAGGCGGTCAACCGCTTCCTGGCCGGGCTCATGATCTGGATGGTGCTCTCCGCACTGTTCACCTCGTGGCAGGCCCATCTGGGCGGCCTGCTCACCGGTGGCCTGGTCAGCCTGGCCCTGGCATACGCACCCCCCAAGCACCGCACCGTCGTGCAAGTGGCGGCGGGCGCCGGAGTACTGGTGCTGCTGATCGCGCTCGTCCTCATGAAGACGTCGGCGCTGACGTCCTTCGCCGGCTGA
- a CDS encoding acyl-CoA dehydrogenase has translation MRFLLTEEQAAFGRSLEAMLTAADTPSAVRAWAAGNAVPGNALWERLAGAGVFALAVPETYGGMGPLPVELAVACVAVGRHAVPGPVVETVAAAALLAGLAGQGEDGPAKRLLPALSSGGARATLTLPDGGPYALDADTATYLLTVRGDELRLAPGYGALHASADPARRLYRPEAGGELLASGPAVVTAAGYAADWAAFATAAQALGTGLALLDRTVAYVKQRTQFGTAVGGFQAVKHRLADTLIGLEFARPLLFGAALSMTTADVAAAKLTAGEAAYAAARTALQLHGAVGYTEELDLSLWLRKARPLRDAWGTPSHCRSRVLAGPVRDASPGGWRGALGRG, from the coding sequence ATGAGGTTCCTGCTGACCGAGGAGCAGGCCGCTTTCGGACGTTCCCTGGAAGCGATGCTGACGGCCGCTGACACGCCGTCGGCCGTACGGGCGTGGGCGGCGGGAAACGCCGTTCCCGGGAACGCTCTGTGGGAGCGGCTCGCCGGGGCCGGCGTCTTCGCGCTGGCCGTTCCCGAGACGTACGGGGGGATGGGGCCGCTGCCGGTCGAACTGGCGGTGGCGTGCGTGGCGGTCGGACGCCACGCCGTACCCGGCCCGGTGGTGGAGACGGTCGCGGCCGCCGCCCTGCTGGCCGGGCTCGCCGGGCAGGGTGAGGACGGGCCCGCGAAGCGGCTGCTGCCGGCCCTGTCCTCGGGCGGGGCGCGCGCGACGCTGACGCTCCCGGACGGCGGCCCGTACGCGCTGGACGCCGATACGGCGACGTACCTCCTGACCGTGCGCGGCGACGAGCTGCGGCTTGCTCCCGGGTACGGCGCGCTCCACGCGTCGGCGGATCCGGCGCGACGGCTGTACCGGCCCGAGGCGGGCGGTGAACTGCTCGCTTCGGGGCCCGCCGTGGTGACGGCCGCCGGGTACGCCGCCGACTGGGCGGCGTTCGCCACGGCGGCGCAGGCCCTGGGGACGGGGCTCGCGCTGCTGGACCGTACGGTGGCGTACGTGAAGCAGCGCACGCAGTTCGGGACGGCCGTCGGCGGCTTCCAGGCGGTCAAGCACCGGTTGGCCGACACCTTGATCGGGCTGGAGTTCGCCCGGCCGCTGCTTTTCGGCGCCGCGCTGTCCATGACGACGGCCGACGTCGCCGCCGCGAAGCTCACGGCGGGCGAGGCCGCGTACGCCGCCGCCCGGACGGCGCTCCAGCTCCACGGGGCGGTCGGCTACACCGAGGAGCTGGACCTGTCCCTGTGGCTGCGCAAGGCCCGCCCGCTTCGGGACGCCTGGGGCACGCCGTCACACTGCCGGTCGCGAGTGCTGGCCGGTCCGGTCCGTGACGCTTCCCCTGGCGGATGGCGAGGTGCGCTCGGCAGGGGGTGA
- a CDS encoding acyl-CoA dehydrogenase family protein, which produces MDLLHTFEEDAFRDEARAWLAEHVPARPLPSLETREGFAAHRAWEARLHADRWSVVSWPREYGGRGVDIFKWLVFEEEYFAAGAPGRVSQNGINLLAPTLFDHATAEQRARVLPPMASGEVIWAQAWSEPESGSDLASLRSRAVRTDGGWLLSGQKTWSSRAAFADRAFGIFRTDPKAPKPHQGLTYLMFDLRADGVTIRPIGRLDGKPAFAEIFLDEVFVPDEDVVGEPGQGWRIAMSTTGNERGLTLRSPGRFLAAAQRLVQLWRTSGDPADTALRDRVADAVVGARAYQLFTYANASRFAAGSVIGAEASLNKVFWSDYDIALHETALDLLGADGELAQGEWAEGHVFSLAGPIYAGTNEIQRDIIAERLLGLPKGRR; this is translated from the coding sequence ATGGACCTGCTGCACACCTTCGAGGAGGACGCCTTCCGCGACGAGGCGCGGGCATGGCTCGCGGAGCACGTCCCCGCCCGGCCGCTCCCCTCCCTGGAGACACGGGAGGGTTTCGCCGCCCACCGCGCGTGGGAGGCACGGTTGCACGCGGACCGCTGGTCGGTGGTGTCGTGGCCGCGGGAGTACGGCGGCCGGGGCGTCGACATCTTCAAGTGGCTGGTCTTCGAGGAGGAGTACTTCGCGGCGGGCGCCCCTGGGCGCGTCTCGCAGAACGGCATCAACCTCCTCGCGCCGACGCTCTTCGACCACGCGACCGCCGAGCAGCGGGCCCGTGTCCTGCCGCCCATGGCGAGCGGCGAGGTGATCTGGGCCCAGGCATGGTCCGAACCGGAGTCGGGCTCGGACCTGGCCTCGCTCAGGTCCCGCGCCGTGCGGACGGACGGCGGGTGGCTGCTGTCGGGGCAGAAGACGTGGTCGTCGCGGGCGGCCTTCGCGGACCGGGCCTTCGGGATCTTCCGCACGGATCCGAAGGCGCCGAAGCCCCACCAGGGCCTGACCTACCTGATGTTCGACCTGCGGGCGGACGGGGTCACGATCCGCCCCATCGGCCGGCTCGACGGCAAGCCCGCCTTCGCCGAGATCTTCCTGGACGAGGTGTTCGTACCCGACGAGGACGTCGTCGGAGAGCCGGGGCAGGGCTGGCGGATCGCCATGTCGACGACGGGAAACGAACGCGGTCTGACGCTGCGCTCTCCCGGCCGTTTCCTCGCCGCCGCGCAGCGGCTCGTACAGCTGTGGCGTACGTCGGGGGATCCGGCGGACACGGCGCTGCGCGACCGGGTGGCGGACGCCGTCGTCGGGGCCCGCGCCTATCAGCTGTTCACGTACGCCAACGCTTCACGCTTCGCGGCGGGGTCGGTCATCGGAGCGGAGGCCAGCCTCAACAAGGTCTTCTGGTCCGACTACGACATCGCTCTGCACGAGACCGCGCTCGATCTGCTGGGCGCCGACGGGGAACTGGCGCAGGGCGAGTGGGCAGAGGGCCATGTGTTCTCGCTCGCCGGACCGATCTACGCGGGCACGAACGAGATCCAGCGCGACATCATCGCCGAGCGGCTGCTCGGCCTCCCGAAGGGCCGCCGCTGA
- a CDS encoding VWA domain-containing protein produces the protein MERRPDVAISLHKVEETAPALVNLYKSAGVSVRKHGLSGRRAAVYLVLDYSGSMKPYYQDGSVQALADRVLGLSANLDDDGTVPLVFFSTDVDAITDIALDNHQGRIDKIVAGLGHMGKTSYHLAMDAVIDHYLDSGSTAPALVVFQTDGGPINKLAAERYVCKAAKLPLFWQFVGFGNTRSTQFDFLRKLDELAVPARRPVDNAGYFHAGQDPRQVSDAELYDQLVREFPVWLAAAQAQGIVR, from the coding sequence ATGGAACGGAGACCCGACGTGGCGATAAGCCTTCACAAGGTCGAGGAGACCGCGCCCGCCCTCGTCAACCTCTACAAGAGCGCCGGTGTCTCCGTGCGGAAGCACGGGCTGAGCGGCCGGCGCGCGGCGGTCTACCTGGTGCTCGACTACTCGGGATCGATGAAGCCGTACTACCAGGACGGCAGTGTGCAGGCACTCGCCGACCGGGTGCTCGGGCTCTCGGCCAATCTCGACGACGACGGCACCGTCCCTCTCGTCTTCTTCTCCACGGACGTCGACGCGATCACGGACATCGCCCTCGACAACCATCAGGGGCGGATCGACAAGATCGTCGCCGGGCTCGGGCACATGGGCAAGACCAGCTACCACCTGGCCATGGACGCCGTGATCGACCACTACCTCGACAGTGGTTCGACGGCCCCGGCGCTGGTCGTCTTCCAGACCGACGGCGGTCCGATCAACAAACTCGCGGCCGAGCGGTACGTCTGCAAGGCCGCGAAGCTGCCACTGTTCTGGCAGTTCGTGGGTTTCGGAAACACCCGGAGCACCCAGTTCGACTTCCTGCGCAAGCTGGACGAACTGGCTGTCCCGGCGAGGCGCCCGGTCGACAACGCCGGCTACTTCCACGCCGGCCAGGACCCGCGCCAGGTCTCGGACGCGGAGCTGTACGACCAGTTGGTGCGGGAGTTCCCGGTGTGGCTGGCGGCCGCGCAGGCGCAGGGCATCGTGCGGTGA